One Polaribacter sp. KT25b DNA segment encodes these proteins:
- the folK gene encoding 2-amino-4-hydroxy-6-hydroxymethyldihydropteridine diphosphokinase: protein MKIQRITYLSLGTNQGNKLENLQNAINLIADKVGDIQKVSSIYKTASWGFDSEDFFNICLKVTTYHPPEKLISILLNIETELGRKRKESKEYSDRNIDIDILLFDDEIIFSKTLTVPHPKMLERKFVLVPLTEIAGNTFHPIEKKQLSICLKNCKDSSKVSLINDKLKRPVPLSEKYNYIAIEGNIGAGKTSLSNMLSDEFNAKIVLERFADNPFLPKFYKDKERYAFPLEMSFLADRYQQLSDDLAQLDLFKNLIVSDYYIFKSLIFAQITLQKDEYLLYRKMFDLMYKEITKPDLYVYLYQNTDRLLQNIKKRGRDYEQNIEAAYLQKIHDGYKNFISTQQDLNVVIIDVSDIDFVNNPEDYDFIINKIKKA, encoded by the coding sequence ATGAAAATTCAACGTATCACATATTTATCTCTAGGAACAAATCAAGGTAATAAACTTGAAAACCTTCAAAATGCAATTAATTTAATTGCTGATAAAGTTGGTGACATTCAAAAAGTATCTTCGATTTACAAAACTGCTTCTTGGGGCTTTGATAGCGAAGATTTTTTTAATATTTGTTTAAAAGTTACCACTTATCATCCGCCAGAAAAACTAATTAGTATTCTTTTAAATATAGAAACAGAATTGGGTAGAAAACGAAAAGAATCTAAAGAATATTCTGATAGAAATATAGATATTGATATTCTTTTATTTGATGATGAAATTATCTTTTCTAAAACACTTACAGTGCCACATCCAAAGATGTTAGAACGTAAATTTGTTTTGGTACCTTTAACAGAAATTGCAGGAAATACTTTTCATCCGATAGAAAAAAAACAGCTTTCTATTTGTTTAAAAAATTGCAAGGACTCGTCTAAAGTTTCATTAATTAATGACAAACTAAAAAGACCAGTTCCTTTATCAGAAAAATACAATTATATTGCTATTGAAGGAAATATTGGTGCCGGAAAAACATCTTTATCAAATATGTTGTCTGATGAATTTAATGCTAAAATTGTTTTAGAACGATTTGCTGACAATCCGTTTTTACCAAAATTTTACAAGGACAAAGAACGTTATGCGTTTCCTTTAGAAATGAGTTTTTTAGCCGATAGATACCAGCAATTATCTGATGATTTAGCTCAATTAGATCTCTTTAAAAACTTAATAGTTTCTGATTATTACATCTTTAAATCATTAATTTTTGCACAAATCACACTACAAAAAGATGAATATTTATTGTACAGAAAAATGTTTGATTTAATGTACAAAGAAATTACAAAACCAGATTTGTATGTCTATTTATATCAAAATACAGACAGACTTTTACAAAATATTAAAAAGCGTGGTAGAGATTATGAACAAAACATAGAAGCAGCATATTTACAAAAAATACATGACGGTTATAAAAATTTTATAAGCACACAACAAGACTTAAATGTAGTAATTATTGATGTATCCGATATAGATTTTGTTAATAATCCAGAAGACTATGATTTTATTATCAATAAAATAAAAAAAGCTTAA
- the gldC gene encoding gliding motility protein GldC encodes MAVKHNSEIKFNVGLDENKVPEEISWTAKDGGIDNEASKAIMISVWDHKQKDTLRMDLWTKDMPVDEMKQFYHQTLVSMADAFEKATDDQKMSATMRDFCDYFAEKLELKK; translated from the coding sequence ATGGCCGTTAAACACAATTCTGAAATAAAATTTAATGTTGGTTTAGATGAAAACAAAGTTCCTGAAGAAATTTCTTGGACTGCAAAAGATGGCGGAATTGATAATGAAGCATCTAAAGCGATTATGATTTCTGTATGGGATCACAAACAAAAAGATACATTGCGTATGGATTTGTGGACCAAAGATATGCCGGTTGATGAAATGAAACAATTTTATCATCAAACATTAGTTTCTATGGCAGATGCTTTTGAAAAAGCTACAGACGATCAAAAGATGAGTGCTACTATGCGTGACTTTTGCGACTATTTTGCAGAAAAATTAGAGCTTAAAAAGTAA